In bacterium, a single genomic region encodes these proteins:
- the prfB gene encoding peptide chain release factor 2 (programmed frameshift), with the protein MASGLVEEKTVALEARFQALGAIFEVDAKQSRFKELTAEVGREGFWDAPEATESILKERKTLGTFLGRWSALASSLEDLRAYLSLADESGGEGLTSEIEQQIVAVGEALDAIELERMLSGENDALNAIATIHAGAGGTESQDWAEMLLRMYSRFADRNGYTMELVERQEGDEAGIKSATFLLSGDHPYGYLKAETGVHRLVRISPFDANKRRHTSFASVFVSPEIDDNVDIKINESDLKIDTLRSGGAGGQHVNKVESAVRFTHIPTGVVVLCQQERSQGKNRALAMKILRSKLYELEMRQRAEKVNVAHKAKKDIAWGSQIRSYVLAPYRLVKDHRTGHETGNVDAVLDGDILEFIRKYLLGGGAEGEAGDAA; encoded by the exons ATGGCGTCCGGATTGGTGGAAGAGAAAACAGTAGCGCTTGAAGCGCGGTTCCAGGCGCTC GGGGCTATCTTTGAGGTAGACGCGAAGCAGTCCCGCTTCAAGGAGCTGACGGCCGAGGTCGGGCGCGAAGGGTTCTGGGACGCCCCGGAGGCGACCGAGAGCATCCTTAAGGAGCGGAAGACGCTCGGGACGTTCCTCGGGCGCTGGTCGGCACTCGCCTCGTCCCTGGAGGACCTTCGGGCGTATCTCTCCCTCGCGGACGAGTCGGGCGGCGAGGGGTTGACCTCCGAGATCGAACAGCAGATCGTCGCCGTCGGCGAGGCGCTGGACGCGATCGAGCTCGAGCGGATGCTCTCCGGCGAGAACGACGCGCTGAACGCCATCGCCACGATCCATGCCGGGGCCGGGGGGACGGAGTCCCAGGACTGGGCCGAGATGCTCCTCCGGATGTACTCCCGGTTTGCGGACCGGAACGGATACACCATGGAGCTCGTCGAGCGGCAGGAGGGGGACGAGGCGGGGATCAAGAGCGCCACATTCCTACTGTCGGGCGACCACCCGTACGGGTACCTCAAGGCGGAGACCGGGGTCCACCGGCTCGTCCGGATCTCGCCGTTCGACGCCAACAAGCGTCGCCACACGTCGTTCGCCTCCGTGTTCGTTTCGCCCGAGATCGACGACAACGTCGATATCAAGATCAACGAGTCGGACCTGAAGATCGACACGCTCCGCTCCGGCGGCGCCGGGGGCCAGCACGTGAACAAGGTCGAGTCCGCGGTCCGGTTCACGCACATCCCCACGGGCGTCGTGGTGCTCTGCCAGCAGGAGCGGTCGCAGGGGAAGAACCGGGCGCTCGCGATGAAGATCCTCCGGTCGAAGCTCTACGAGCTCGAGATGCGGCAGCGGGCGGAGAAGGTGAACGTGGCGCACAAGGCGAAAAAGGACATCGCCTGGGGCTCGCAGATCCGTTCCTATGTCCTCGCGCCGTACCGGCTCGTAAAGGACCACCGCACGGGCCACGAGACGGGGAACGTCGACGCCGTCCTCGACGGCGACATCCTGGAGTTCATCCGGAAGTACCTGCTCGGAGGCGGTGCGGAGGGGGAAGCGGGGGACGCGGCGTGA
- the lnt gene encoding apolipoprotein N-acyltransferase, producing MNRRGPAALFLIGALFVLSYALGTPGYDVPGLPFVCLAPFLAIAVSARSARQAAWRGWIAGTAGNLPLYYWIAYTIAVQGKLGWALGSLAAFLVSAYVGAWFSVAAAAARGLEGRFGEVGLWLFPAAWTAVEMARSHLFSGFPWMLLGYSVAGSPTLRQAADLAGVHGLSFLLALSGVSLYLAGKRLSEGRNAKAAVSLIPGIAAFLFLVLYGRAGSVNPQDPAVRVPEVKVAIAQGGIDQSEKWDPGKQSATLDIYADLTWKARDAGAEVVVWPETAAPFFYGWEAKLSRRLDAIVVSGGIPVIFGAPWYDPAGGGKFYNSVFHMDARGIVLGRYDKRHLVPFGEYIPLRSALFFLSKLTAGEEDFSTGTGPALFRVGGRPVAASVCYEALFPALIRDGVLGGAEWLVNVTNDAWFGDTVAPHQHLAMARLRCVEFRRPMVRAANSGISAIIGVDGGIAASLGLFRRGVLVGSVRPATGETVYAKTGEIFGISCSILTVFAFIFPLRGSHGVRIGGRENSSA from the coding sequence TTGAATCGGCGTGGCCCCGCGGCGCTCTTCCTGATCGGCGCGCTGTTCGTCCTTTCCTACGCGCTCGGGACCCCGGGATACGACGTTCCCGGGCTGCCGTTCGTCTGCCTCGCCCCGTTCCTTGCGATCGCGGTTTCGGCCCGCTCGGCGAGGCAGGCCGCCTGGAGGGGATGGATCGCGGGGACGGCGGGCAACCTCCCGCTCTACTACTGGATCGCGTACACCATCGCGGTGCAGGGGAAGCTCGGTTGGGCCCTGGGAAGCCTCGCGGCGTTTCTCGTCTCCGCCTACGTCGGCGCCTGGTTTTCGGTCGCCGCCGCCGCCGCGCGCGGTCTCGAGGGCCGGTTCGGCGAGGTCGGCTTGTGGCTGTTCCCCGCCGCCTGGACCGCCGTCGAGATGGCCCGAAGCCATCTTTTCTCCGGGTTTCCCTGGATGCTCCTCGGGTACTCCGTCGCGGGAAGCCCGACGTTGCGACAGGCGGCGGACCTGGCGGGCGTCCACGGGCTCTCCTTCCTCCTCGCCCTGTCGGGCGTCTCCCTGTATCTCGCGGGGAAACGGCTGTCCGAAGGAAGGAACGCGAAAGCGGCGGTTTCGCTGATCCCCGGGATCGCGGCGTTCCTGTTTCTCGTCCTTTACGGCCGTGCCGGTTCGGTGAACCCGCAGGATCCCGCGGTCCGGGTTCCCGAGGTGAAGGTGGCGATCGCACAGGGCGGGATCGACCAGTCCGAGAAGTGGGACCCGGGGAAACAGTCGGCCACGCTCGATATCTACGCGGATCTGACCTGGAAGGCGAGGGACGCGGGCGCGGAAGTGGTCGTCTGGCCGGAGACCGCAGCCCCGTTCTTCTACGGGTGGGAGGCGAAGCTCTCCCGCCGGCTCGACGCCATCGTGGTGAGCGGGGGGATCCCGGTCATCTTCGGGGCGCCCTGGTATGATCCCGCGGGGGGCGGGAAATTCTACAACAGCGTCTTCCACATGGATGCGCGCGGAATCGTTCTCGGGCGGTACGACAAGCGCCACCTGGTCCCGTTCGGCGAATACATTCCCCTTCGATCGGCCCTCTTTTTCCTGAGCAAGCTGACGGCGGGCGAAGAGGACTTCTCGACCGGCACGGGCCCGGCCCTGTTCCGGGTCGGCGGCCGTCCGGTGGCGGCGTCGGTCTGCTACGAGGCGCTCTTCCCGGCGTTGATCCGGGATGGGGTCCTCGGAGGCGCCGAATGGCTCGTGAACGTGACGAATGATGCCTGGTTCGGCGACACGGTCGCTCCCCACCAGCACCTTGCCATGGCCCGGCTGCGGTGCGTCGAGTTTCGGCGTCCCATGGTACGCGCCGCCAACTCGGGGATCAGCGCAATTATCGGCGTGGACGGGGGCATCGCCGCCTCCCTCGGCCTCTTCCGCCGGGGGGTCCTGGTCGGCTCGGTCCGGCCGGCGACCGGGGAAACCGTCTACGCAAAAACCGGGGAAATCTTTGGGATTTCCTGTAGTATACTCACTGTTTTCGCGTTTATCTTTCCTCTGCGAGGTTCCCATGGCGTCCGGATTGGTGGAAGAGAAAACAGTAGCGCTTGA